CCCCCACCAGCCTCCGTCGAGCCCGTAGCTGCCCGCGTTCATGTCGCCGCCCACCGCGGCGTGCGCCAGGAACGTCATCCCGCCCCAGGTGCGGGTGTGGGCGCCGTCGAAGGTGATGGGGAAGATGATTTCGGGCGACGTGTGGTTGTCGGCCATGAACAGGTGCTGGTAGTTGGCGTCCAGCTGGTACGCGCCGGAGCCGATCACCGCCTCGGCGGCGGTCCGGGCCTCGGCGTAGCGGGCCTGGCCCGTGTACACCTGCGAGTTCAGGTACAGCTTGGCCAGCAGCATCTGCGCCGCGCCCTGGTCGGCGCGGCCGTACTCGGCCTGGCCCACCGCGGGCAGCTGCGGGAGAATGGCCTGCAGCTCGCTCTCGACGAAGGAGAAGATCGCCTGCCGCGTGGCCTGCGCCGGGGGCTCGGCGCCCGACCGGTTGGTCTCGGTGACCAGGGGCACGTTGCCGAACAGGTCGGCCGCGTGCCAGTAGCTCAGCGCGCGCAGGAAGCGCGCTTCCGCGCGGTATCCGGCCACCTGGGTGCGCAGCTCGGCGCTTGCGCCGCGCTCCGCCATGCGGTCGTCGGCGGTTTCGCGCATGAACTCGTTCGCCAGCGCCACCTGGAAGAAGATCCGGTAGTACAGGGCCGCGACGAACGGGTTGCTCGCCGTCCACCCCTGGCGGTTCATCTCCGGCAGCCCCGGGTCGCCCCAGCCGATGATGGCCTCATCGGTGGGAAGCTCCTGCAGCGACCAGTACTGGCGAAGGTACTGCGAAAATCCCTCGTCGATCCCCGAGATGTCGGCGGAGCCGTCGGGGCCCTGCTGCCCGGTCACCGACAGCCCCGCGTACAGC
This genomic stretch from Longimicrobium sp. harbors:
- a CDS encoding RagB/SusD family nutrient uptake outer membrane protein; translation: MILASGLLLAAGACTDLTTEPKSSVSGGTVFSDPSSYRAFLAKLYAGLSVTGQQGPDGSADISGIDEGFSQYLRQYWSLQELPTDEAIIGWGDPGLPEMNRQGWTASNPFVAALYYRIFFQVALANEFMRETADDRMAERGASAELRTQVAGYRAEARFLRALSYWHAADLFGNVPLVTETNRSGAEPPAQATRQAIFSFVESELQAILPQLPAVGQAEYGRADQGAAQMLLAKLYLNSQVYTGQARYAEARTAAEAVIGSGAYQLDANYQHLFMADNHTSPEIIFPITFDGAHTRTWGGMTFLAHAAVGGDMNAGSYGLDGGWWGLRLKPEAYNFYPSSGADRRSSYFVMQKSVGISDVGDFFQGVAAPKFRNVKSTGGAGAHPTFPDTDFPMFRLADAYLIYAEAVVRGAGGSRATALGYINQLRARAYGNASGNITDAQMTLDFILAERGRELLWEAHRRTDLVRFGRFTGGAYVWSFKGGPPAGTATAAHLDLYPIPAAELSANPNLKQNPGYN